The Desulfobacterales bacterium DNA segment AAACCAAAATGCAGCTGCTCACCAGCTTTTTAAGGATGAAGCCCAGCTTTATTATTGTTGGTGAGGCCAAATGCGGTACGACGTCGCTTTACCGCTACCTGAATCAGCATCCTGATATATTGCCGGCGGATGTGAAGGAGCCGGGAAACTTTATCCAGTGCGGCGGCAGTGAAATGTTCTGCCGGATGCACTATCCGTTGCAACTGAAAGCACTGGTAAGATCATGGCAGGGGCAAACGACGCTGACCGGAGAGGCAACGGCCGAATATTTTTCCAGAACAGAAGTTCCCATCAATATTCGAAAAGTTGTCCCGAATGCAAAGATAATTGTTATGTTCAGAAACCCCGTGACGCGTGCCTTTTCGGATTACCAGATGCTTAATCAAAATGGGATAATAAATGAGTCGTTTGAGACAATTGCAGAACGTTCAATTAAATGGTTGGCCGATGACAATTTAAAGCCCTTGATTGATATTGTTCGTCAGGTCGAGCATAATCCCTTCCGCGTTATTGAAAGAGGCCTGTACTGCACGAAACTAGACTATTGGCGAAAGCATTTCGACAATCGGTCG contains these protein-coding regions:
- a CDS encoding sulfotransferase, with protein sequence MSGKNDRGRCVPIRIYSVTNKDLFMAGINSHIKTKMQLLTSFLRMKPSFIIVGEAKCGTTSLYRYLNQHPDILPADVKEPGNFIQCGGSEMFCRMHYPLQLKALVRSWQGQTTLTGEATAEYFSRTEVPINIRKVVPNAKIIVMFRNPVTRAFSDYQMLNQNGIINESFETIAERSIKWLADDNLKPLIDIVRQVEHNPFRVIERGLYCTKLDYWRKHFDNRSILFIKSEDMFNRPQDIVNSVFEFLDLKPYVLKDLSIKRKGVYNSLLSREAANRLKEFYRPFNQELYNLVGRNFNWEAETEKLLSDLSV